The nucleotide sequence AtagattgttaatattgttaatgttacgATATGTTTTAGTGTGTGGTCGTGTTGTTTATATCTTGGACAGGATCACTGATTTTCTGGAAATGATCCTGTCTTCTGTTCATTTCCTCACAGGTATAAATTATAAATggattccccgttttttttccctccgaaCATTAAAGGGGGTATttgctttatctctttttttttttgtactgtaagcaatctttctttttctcctctctcattctctctctctctcttattcactctcattcactcactctctctctctctctctctcactcctctcctctctgactctgtctacgtctctctctctctatctcttattcactctctcattcactcactcactcactcacgcactcactcctctcaactccccctccccctatctatctTAACCCTACCGAAAATGCAAGAAATATACACGAGAACAAGCACCGACagaggaaaatgaaaactaaTGCTTCATTGTGAATAATATCTTAGATTTGGCAGATAGCATATATCTTCCGGTCATTGTCACAGCTGTGGAAGTAAAAGTCAGGTGTGTAAAGACAGGCATAATTTGCCGCCGTGCCGTGGTTAGGTTGCCCTGGGTACCATGGAGGGTTCTGGGTATCCATGGGAGTGTTGTCCACTGCCCACACCCAGCTGAAAAGGCAAAGGTTTGTGTATGCGTGAAATCATTTTACTACACTCATTAGGAATTAAGTTAAAAGCGTTTTATAACAGTCGGTCACTTATATGATTTCATCGttagggtcaaaaaaaaaaaaaaaaaaaaaaaaaaaaaatctaaagcacATATTTGTCATTGAAATTAATGAATTTCCATGTTATTAAGTGAGTTTTTACAAAATGGTATTTATCGAACAACGTAATTATCAAATAGGTCTACTTACTAGCCCTCATGACCCTCATCCGTCCCTCCGATCCAAAAAGCTTCGTCCATTAAGTCtgtaataaaagatgaaaatataaatataataaaaaaagattaacaaatgTATAAATGAGCGATAAATGAATGGTAAAAGATGAAACACGAAAAAACACGAATTTTATATTTCGAGTTGGAATAGCGTGGATTTACTGACCTAGACTTAAGCttagtaataaataatgttaatggacGATCGCAAGCATTTCGGTTAATGAAAAAATCTTGTGTATTTTTGTAAAGGTAAACATCAGTAATATTGATTTAGGATAAATGCTTCATTAAATTTAACTCGGTTTTCATTTCAGATTATCAGAagattatacaaaaaatagataaaattgataaaaaatataatataataaaaaaaaaaatatataataataaatataataataataataataataagataataagataatgataatgataatgataatgataatgataatgataatgataataatagagtaaCTCACGAAAAATATGTTGCGGAGGttgtatttcatataataaagtGCACTAAGCTTGCGAAATTTTTCAAAGGCTGTTTTGTGAATCTtctaatttatcttttattattgatgCTTTTTCTAGGCACGTgaatatttattagtttttaatttaAGCATGTAACTTTGGAAGAGGATCGATTAGTATGGTAATGAATAATTCAAGGATAATGTATTGTACCCATGGTCTATTGCTACTGTCGAAAGTGTACATTGAAGGACTAGGGCAAACAGGAGATGCTGACTAGCGAACGGTTGCAGCGCAGGAAAATGCCAAagcgagttgggtgctgctcctgtgaagacctcacaCGTTAAAACATTGCTGAAACTCAAAAAATTATGactccccccccaaagaaaaacatAACGGCAAGCGCACATGCCTGGTACCACACTTATATTGCTATAAAAGTGTAACGGTAATAAACTAGAGAAATACGCGGATATGACTGTCAATTTTGGAGTTGATTCGTGCCTGGCCATCGCCACTTGGCGCTTGACCCACTGGGGTGTTCTGGCACGTCCTTGGTACTGCGATTTAGGCACCTTGGGAACTAGTTCAGCGTCAGACTCTGTAGGATAGCAGGGTTACTTGGCCGAGGCTGGCGTGGTGTGGTTAAGAGAGTAGAAGTCCCCGCTCGGAAGGAAAAACGTGTAGGTAATATCtatgaaatatatcaatatatataataataaataagaatatatatataatatatatattaatgtgtgtgtggtgttggtggtgtgtgtgtgtgtgtgtgtgtgtgtataagacagATTAAGAAATGATTATGCGAACAAGCAAACAGTTTTCACGCGATAATTGTGAAATTCACTGTCAGAATAGATATTTCACTGAACTCAACAACACGTAAAACAAATACCCAAACAAACgcaccaaaaagaaaataaatactccctccccccaaaaagaaaacaacaacaacaacacacacacacacacacacacacacacacacacacacacacacacacacacacacacacacacgcacgcacgcacgcgcacacacacacacacacacacatatatgtgtgtgtgtacataaatagattaaaaataatgaaaatcaacgAAGAAATACCTGGGCGCTGGTTAATGAACTGAATAACCTGGAAGTGAAGATTGCCCTCCAGTTTGGCCAGGTCAGCTCCCTCGGCCTGACACATTGCTCGGAGGCTGGTCCACGTCCCCTTGCCGTACATGGCGAAATTTAGGCACACGGGAGTGACCGAGTCCATCCAGAAGACGTTGTAGCCAACAGGACACGGGTTAActaagtgggagggagggggagaggtggcggTTAAGTGATGATGTTGAAGTCCCCcctcgggaaaaaggaaaagaaaacgtagCGGTAAATTCGTCATGAATGGAATCAATAATCAAaggataaaaacgaaaaagagaagaaaatgaatcatAGTAAAATGCATGATCTTAAGACTgagcaggaaaaaaaagacagacgcaAACTATGAAGAAAACGGAGCGGTAAATTTGTGATGAATGGAATCCATAATGAAAAgacaatatgaaaaaagaaaaagaaaaaaattaaaatgaataatctTAAGTCTgagcaagaaaaaaacaacagaaatcgcAAAATATGATGATAGttaaataaagagaggaatgtTAGGAAAGaacatgaaataacaataaatacataactaACATActcttcatgaaaaaaaaaataataataataaaaaataaacaaacaattaaattGATAAATTTTTGGTAGTAAGACGGGGAAGAGTAAGGTGTGCAGTAAATGCTTATAAAAACACAATCAAAAGAGATTAAGGAAATAGAATTGACaatgttaaataaattattacatgCGAAGCAGTTTTGCAATCCTAACGTTCTTTGCGAAAATGGCGAGAAAAATATCACAACACTTACTCTGTGCAGCGCTGAACGTTGCTGAAAAAGAAGTTTATTTATGTCAGCCGGAAAACTTGTAAAAAGGCACATGTCTAAGTTTCAATAATATGGACAAACTTTATGAGATTAAATAAGCAAATATCACTTTCAATATATTACCGTATATAAGAAATAGCAAACTCAAGTTATTTAAGAAATTAGTTTGTTCCACAAGATGAAATTACGAAAATTATAGACGCAGTAACGGATgaagatagttatagatatagataaaatgaacagagacggagagagagaaaaaaaaacaagagaaagagaaagagcagagaaagagagagagaaagagagagagagagaaaaagaagagagaaagaacagagagagagagagagagagagagagagagagagagagagagagagagagagagagagagagagagagagagaggaagaagcaacaGACAGAGGTTACATACCACACGTTGCCAACAGCGTCAGTAGGAGCTTCATAATTGTGTGCTGTGTCCACGATGCGCGTTTTTCTCCGCGAGTGTCTCAATCCGCGTTACTTTATAGGTTTCGTGTAGTCTTAAATTAGGCAGTAGATAACATAACGTTGTGTGATGATAGATAGGTAAGGACAGGTGGCGAATCCCACGGTTATTTTGCCTTGCACGTGTTCTTTCCCATGTCAGTGCAGTGTATTCGAATCAACAATCAGTTGCATGTGATGCCGGCATGTGTGACGTAGTTTTTTGTAATGGTATTCCCATAAAATAAAACTGGGAAAATATTCGTGCATTTTCCTGTTTTCATGTTTacgtagaaagatagatacacatacacacgcacacgcacacaacacagacacactcacggacgcacacgcacacacacacacacacacacacacacacacacacacacacacacacacacctgcacacacacacacacacctgcacacacacacctgcacacgaacgcgcgcgcgcacatacacacatacacagataaatagacagatatgaaaGACAAATCATGTGGGTGTTTAGGTGACCAATGCACGTTTACATGTGCGTATAATCAGCGTGCACACTACTGCATGCGTTTGTGTGGGAAATGACAACACAACCTCCCCACTGGCAAGTTTCCTCAAGGGTACTCCACAGAGTTAAATTGGTAACAAATTAACTACCGTCAAAGACACGTCAAATCAGATACAGGAAAATATAAGGAATAGTGTAGACTTTTTACCTTAGACTAATTCTTTTTTGGAAGGTAATTTGCTCTGAAATATTCActctttttatttacattcattttcttttgtgtttgttaatTTGTCACTTATACATACAGATTCATTTagttccatttttttcatatatttatgtttgtgtattttattctGGGGTAGTCCATTTAAAAATTCCTAAaactttataatacatattatcacatattgccacatactacagtatatatacataggtacattatattcatatactctCACCCGTTTCGCAACTGACAACCacatctgcgttttttttttgtttttttttttagataaacctCACATAGTTACAATTCCAACCTATCTGTGAATTTTTAACGAGGAGAAAAATAGTATGAGCTGCGAGAGATCTTAGAAAATTCCTAAGCATTCGTTGGGAAATGAATCAATCCCTCCTCATATCTTATCTACATAAAGCAAAGTAACTTTGATGCTCTAAaaaatgaacatacatatattacacagatagataaataggtaaacagatcacgagagagagagagagagagagagagagagagagagagagagagagagagagagagagagagagagagagagataaagagacagcaaaagaagaagacagagaagagagagacagacagacagacagacagacagacagacaaacaagcagacagacagacagacagacaaacagacagagacagagacagagacagattctCACCCAAGGTCGGACGTGAACCAGCCCAGTGCATATGCAGATGACCTTGAATCGTTTGAACTTCTGCTAAAAAGCTATGATTCCGGCTGTTCCGTCAACATGTTTCACAAGTAATTAACAGGCAACTTCGTCATCTCTATCATGCAGTCATGCTTAAGAGCGTACGCAATGATGAAGAATCACGAGGCAtgtggagatgggagggggggggggttggaatgaAGAAGGTGGAGCGGAGAGGTGGAGTGATTCgcggggaggtggaagggaagaggatgagggggggttggagtggagaagaggggactataaaaaaaataataacaatagtaataataaaagtaatgatattaataataaaaaagatgcctataataatgagtgatactgatgataataatactcatatctctcctcttttagactgggggtgggaggggggcccTTACCCAGAAGTTCCATCATGCACATGTTCAGTCTTCACAAGCTACTTTGAAACGTCTTGGGGGTTGTCCAGGCCTTAGGCAGGTAGAATGGGCATGTCGCTCCGGCCAATGTCATTACGAGAGACAAGAGCTGGGGAGGGGAGTTCTCTTTGGGTAGTgttaaaggagggagagggttaggAACGTATAAACAGTGCCAAGTATGTGATTATTGGGGTAAAGTCGGTGTCTGAGTTCTGAAGGGGATAGTTCCCAGgtctgcatatctctctctctctctctctctctctctctctctctctctctctcctctctctctctctctctctctctctctctctctctctcttcccctcctctcactcttgaATCAAACCAAGATGTTGACGTAAAAAAGGAGCGCAACCCCTTTGAAATTTCAGCTGAGCCAGACTGCCGGGCCTCAAGTGTGCCGCATGGATGCTCCCGAGCCTTTCATTGCAGAGGAAGTTGCAAGAGCTAAAATTGCAGTGAGCCTAAAGGCCAGACATAGGACTAGAAATTGTGAGTTCGACTTAACACGGCTGAAGGTTCTTTGTGCTCTACCTGCATCGAACTTTGTCCTAGAGGTATAGCAGAGGAGGTACAGTACATCAATATaatgaacaaagagagagagagggggggagagggggggggggagagagagagagagagagagagaaaagagagagagagagagagagaaggagagagagagaagagagaggggtgagagagagagagggagacagagagggagagagagggagggaaagagagagagagagagagagagagagagagagagagagagagagagagtagagagaggagagagggatggaggagggagggaggaggaggaggagagagagagaggagagagagaaaggagataatgagaaaatagatagatagatagatgaatcagTGAATCAACGAATCTGTGAATCAACAAGGTCCGGAGCTCATCGACGTCTAGCTTGTGGTCATATCTAATCTAGTGATATTACCACATCAGGTCGTAGTTGATCAATGATCATGAATCAACGAGTCAATGATTCAACAAGTCAGGGACCCAACGAGTCATTAATTCAACGAATCATGAATCAAGGAATCATTGAATCATCGAATCAGTGAATCAACGAATCAGTGAATCAACGTATCCTAAATCACGATCATGATCACATCAGTGAATAATCACTAAATCAACGAATCATGAATCAACAAATCAGTGAATCAATGTATCAGTGAATCAACGAATCATGAATCAACAAATCACTAAATCAATGAATCACTAAATCAACGAATCAGCGAAACGGAGAACTGGTAATCCTGTACAAAGACCTTCACCAAAGGCTTAATGAGCACGAGATATGAAGGGGAGAGACCAAGCCcaatttcctcgttttttttccagATAAAGTGACATGTTTGCCTCCACAGGTTCCTAAAACTCGTTATCATTACGAAGATTTTATTTTGGCAACTTTCCTTTTTATCAAAAATGACTGATGATCTGATCAGGatgattgttgtttttgttttttgttgttgtcattttctttaaataatcaatcaatccagtgtcatcgaattattattattattacttaattatcatgatctttatcatcgtcactttcatcactatcgtcatcggcatcatcatcatcatatcatcctcataatcatcaatatctcCAACACTGTCActttcatcatcaacataacaatcactattgtcatcatcatcatcatcatcatcatacttctgACTGATTCATATCGTTTTTATATATgagttttacattttattatttttttctgataatgaGGCAACTTGACACTGATTACATGATACAAATTATGCATGGCGTAATTAAATTTTCCAAATTGTTCTTTTTTGTGATGTTCTtaattgcgctctctctctctctctctctctctctctctctctctctctctctcttctctctctctctcactcttctctctctctctccctctctctctctctcttttctctctcccttctctaacCCGAATCATTtgaatcaaaacccaaaaaatcattttgggaaaaaaattttcaaaaattgggaaaaaaaaaaaaaatcattttttgggccccataaaaaaccccaaaaaaaaataaacttttgaaTCAACAAAACTTCCCAAAATTAAATAAACCCccgataaaagggaaattttcccaaaaaaacccggggaaatcccccccccccccccccccccccccccccccccccccccccccccccccccccttttttttttttttttttttttttttttttttttttttttttttttttttttttttttttttttttttttttttttttttttttttttttttaattttcaatttcatCTAACCCAACTTTCATGAtcattcaaatatttttaatttttcacttcATAATAAAAACTGCCACTGTTTAAGAAACAAAATCACGAATTAATTTTTCCAATTGTTCGTGTTTTCAacgtctttcccccttcctccctcctttccccttccctttcccttcgctttcccctttccttccccccttttcccccccttcctcttttttttccttttttccccccccttctctcttctcttcttttttttttcaccctttatcactttttgtcttctttttgtttttgttttttgtttgttgtcttttcttttctctccttctcttattttttttcttctttctcttttctccccttctccttctctccctctctctcttcccttccttttcttcccccttcctttccctcccccccccctttccccctccccccctcccccctccccccctcccccccccctccctttccccccctttttccccccccccccccccccctatttttctttcccccttccctttcttcctttctgctttcatttccttcttttttcaggctttctctctctctctctctctcccctctccctttcctctctctctctctttctctctctctctctctctttcttctctcctcttactctctcttctctctctctctctctttcttttttttctctctctcttttctccccttctctctcctctctttctcttctctctctctctctctctcctctctctctcctctttctccttcccctttcccttcctcctccctccctccctcccccctccctccttcccccctccccccccctcccattcttttcccctcctccctcccccccttttccccctctcctcctccctttttttctctttctctcctctctctctctctctctctctctctctctgtttcttctattcctccttctctccctttctctcctctctctctcccctctcccctctctctctttcccctcccccccccctccctctctctttctctctctctctctctttttttttttttttttttttccccccctttttttccctctcttcatccctttctctctctcttctctctctcccccctcctctctctttttctctctctctccccctctctctctcttttcccctctttctcctctcttctctctctcctctctctctctccccccccttcccccctcccttctcctccctccttccttcctcctcccctccatttctcttccctccccccattcctcttctctcttttccgttctctctcttctctcctctcctcctcttctccccccctctctcctcccctctctctctctctctcctccttctctccccctttttctttctctctgtctctctctctccttccccctttccctcctccctccctcgttctccccttctctctccctctctccccccttcctccctctccttttctccatccttcccttcctcccccccccctcccctctttcctctcctcccccctttcccttctctctcccctttctctttcttctcctctcttctctctctctctctcctttctctccccctctctctctctcttttctctctctctctctcaatttctttctttcttcttccttcgctctcccctttttttctctcccctctccccctctcactccctccctccctccctccccccccttcgtctctctcttctcttttctcctctttttctctttttcctccttttttttcccctttttctatctcttccctcctcccctttctcctcccttcctctccctccctcccccttctcctctctcccccccctctctctctctctctcccctcccttcctccctcccctttccctcactccccctcccccccccccccttttctcccctcccccccctcttccccctttccccctccctcccccctcgccccctttcccccctccccccccctccctctcttcccccgggggttactgctgtggctggcaccacggGGGGCAAGGACTCGTTCAGCCGAGTCCAGCAGCTGGCACGTGACAAATCAACAACAGTATGTCCACCAAAAATTCCAttgtaaaaatgaaacaaaacaactttttaaaatttaaaactttaacccccccttccccctcccccccccccccctcccccctccctccccctctcttttgcaTTACTTATGCCAATAAAAAAAACTcgactcttttctctcccacAGACAATAGTTAACTTCCCTAATGCACCTGAGTTCATGGTATTGCAACCGCTTTTAACGATCATTATTTCAGATTACGCTGAATGCAAGGGATTTAAGCCCTTTATAACCCTTTTCTAGCGATAAGTTAATTAGTGTTTTCATTCGCGTTCGCTATGATGAAAGAATGCATTTGATGTATTTTTGTTCGTGATGATAAATATCGTTCTTATTTCATGCGCAATTTAgtattttctctctgcctcttcctttatatatctctctctctttctctctttcgctctctttctctctctctcggtctctctcacccctctctctcctctcctccccctctctctctctttttctcctctccttctccctttctctcctcctttttctctcttctctctctcctctcttttctctctctctcttcctcctctctctttcgctctctctctctctctctctctctctctctctctctctcttctctcctctctctctctccctctctctctctctctctctcttctctctcctctttcctcttctctctctctctctcgctctctctctctctctctctctctctctctctctctctctctctctctctctctctctctctctctctctttctcaagatCTCTGCATTACTATGAAATgtaaatctttaatttttatttgattcaCGCAATTtagcattttctcttttcatttgttatggttattaaacaataatatgtattttaatgatagaaaaagggaaaaaaagaaatttaagtaATTTTTCCCTCTACCCtttgaaaggaagaaaacaaatgtatatacatgtgtgtgtgtgtgtgtgtgtgtgtatgttgtatgcggaggtatgtacatgtttatatgttgGTGGTCGATGAAATTagttaaatatctaaaaaaaaataataataataatgattcataatGAATTTCACgagaaagctttaaaaaaaagagacacaaaaaaagtTTCCACATCCGACATCCTCTGACCTACCCGTGCCAGGTCATCCTCTGCTCACCGGCCGCCCATCCGCCCATCCGCCCATCCACCCATCCGCCCATCCACCCGCTCGCCTACCTGGAATCCATTTGTTtgatcttctccctccctcctctctttctctatgtatgtttgtaatcaattatccgtctctctctctctatcgccctcTTTTTTCCGTTTGTCTGTGTCGGTTTGCTTAATGCACCCCTATACGCCgttctatatctatgtctgtctgcctctctctctcttctctctctctctctctctctctctcttctcctctctctctctctctctctctctcttttctctctctctctctctctctctctctctctctctctccccctctctctctctctctctcttctctctctctctcttctctctctctctcttctttcccctctctctcttctctctctctcttctctctctcttcctctctctctcctctctctctctctctctctctctctctctctcttttctcttctcttctcccccttctctctctctctctctctctctctccctctctctccctctctctctctccttattctctcccgcctttacccccaccctccccctcctctcattctccccccctcctctttttactctcttcctcctcattcccactctgccccccccccccccactcatctaattctttctctccttccttccttccttcctttaattccctcactcctcttctcctccctcccactcctctaattctctctctcctttcctccttccttcatcacctcctttctctccccaattttctctctctcctttctcctctcactatctttctctccctcttttaattctctctctcctttcctccttctttcatcaccttttttctctctggcaAAGTTCCCGCTGGCCTGATCCTCCTTCTGTGTCCGACCTCCGGGAAACAAAGGCATAAGTCACTGGTGTCACCCTTCGCTCAATATGAATAATGGTTTTATAAATGATTAAGTCGATTAAGTGGACATGAATTGGTGttgatttgatgatgattttttgtgTGGTAATTGAGCGAGGCATTTGCGTGTTTGGTATATTGTATTTGTAAGTGTCTTTATCATACAGCCAAAGAAAAGTTTCGTGTAAACTGCCTagacatatataaaagaatttgtgtgtgtgtgtgtgtgtgtgtgtgtgtgtgtgtgtgtgtgtgtgtgtatgtatatatatagacacacacacacacacacacacaaactcacacacacacacacacagatatatatatatatatatatatatatatatatattatatatatatatatatatatatatatgaatatatatatatatatatatatatatatatatatatatatatatatatatatatatatatatccgtatgtagatgtatatatgtgtatatatgtatatatatctattcatttatttatgtgtatatatctatatatgtatatgtatatctatctatctgtctatctatctatctatatgtatgtctatctatatatacatacatatatatatgtatatatatatatatatatatatatatatatatatatatatatatatataatatatatatatatgtgtgtgtgtgtgtgtgttgtgtgtgttcgtgtgtgtgtatatgtgtgtgtgtgtgtgtatgtgtgtgttcatgggtgtgtgtgtgtgtgtgtgtgtgtgtgtgtgtgtgtgtgtgtgtgtgtgtgtatgtattattattagtatgtatgtatgatatatatatatatatatatcatatattatattatatatatatatatattatgtatatattatatatatatatatatatatatatatatatatatatatatatatatatatatatatatatatatatatatatattgtgtgtgtgtgtgtgtgtgtgtgtgtgtgtgtgttgtgtgtgtgtgtgttgtgtgtgtctgtgtgtgtgtgtgtatgttgtagtatgtgttgtatgtgtgtagttatagtatattatgatgtatgtatgtatatatatatatatataatatattatatattatatatatatatatatatatatatatatatatatatatatattatatatatatatatatatatatatattatatatatatatatatatatatatatatatatatatatattatatatatatatatatatatatatatatatatatatatatatatatatatatatatatatatatatatatatatatatatatatacattgcatactaATTCATTGATGGAATGATCGTTGAACATGAAGAAGAATGACATGTACTCTGCGGACAG is from Penaeus monodon isolate SGIC_2016 chromosome 12, NSTDA_Pmon_1, whole genome shotgun sequence and encodes:
- the LOC119579249 gene encoding C-type lectin domain family 4 member D-like, with protein sequence MKLLLTLLATCATFSAAQINPCPVGYNVFWMDSVTPVCLNFAMYGKGTWTSLRAMCQAEGADLAKLEGNLHFQVIQFINQRPDLMDEAFWIGGTDEGHEGYWVWAVDNTPMDTQNPPWYPGQPNHGTAANYACLYTPDFYFHSCDNDRKIYAICQI